From a region of the Oncorhynchus mykiss isolate Arlee chromosome 32, USDA_OmykA_1.1, whole genome shotgun sequence genome:
- the LOC110488230 gene encoding metaxin-1 produces the protein MAAPLELYCWKGDWGLPSVDTDCLTVLAYAKFAGAPLKVHKITNPWRSPTGTLPALKTTEESTRSLSKPSNIIIHLRKQKYNADYDLSAKEGADTLAFVSLLEEKLLPALIYTQWVDSKNYVDVTRRWYAENIPFPLNFLLPNRIHNQQLERLRLVRGDPTLEPGEQLEKELYHDALECMTLLSQRLGSHKFFFGDSPSSLDAYVFGHLAPLLKVKLPNGKLQQHLNSLDNLRHYCTNILILYFPSEGGETPIRKVSVHSDSSDFDSEPHKRRKQILSVLFAMGSMLGYAILMGIVSIQHIRPQAALVGPRHIEEGGEEEEEE, from the exons ATGGCTGCCCCCTTGGAGTTGTACTGCTGGAAAGGCGATTGGGGTTTACCCTCAGTTGATACAGACTGTCTAACCGTTTTG gcCTATGCCAAGTTTGCTGGTGCTCCACTCAAAGTCCACAAGATCACCAACCCCTGGAGAAGCCCCACAG GTACCTTGCCGGCACTGAAGACCACGGAGGAAAGTACTCGTAGTCTTTCCAAACCCAGTAATATCATCATTCACCTTAGAAAACAG AAATACAACGCTGACTATGACCTCTCAGCCAAGGAAGGGGCGGACACTCTGGCCTTTGTGTCACTACTGGAGGAGAAACTGCTGCCCGCATTG ATATACACACAGTGGGTGGACTCAAAAAACTATGTGGACGTGACACGGCGCTGGTACGCCGAGAACATCCCCTTCCCACTCAACTTCCTGCTGCCCAACCGCATTCACAACCAGCAACTGGAAAGGCTAAGGCTGGTGAGGGGAGACCCCACACTGGAGCCTGGGgagcagctggagaaggag CTCTATCATGATGCGCTAGAGTGCATGACCCTGCTCTCTCAACGGCTGGGCTCACACAAGTTCTTCTTCGGGGATTC CCCATCCTCTTTGGATGCCTATGTGTTTGGTCACCTAGCCCCCCTGCTGAAGGTGAAGCTGCCCAATGGGAAACTCCAGCAACACCTCAACTCCCTGGACAACCTGCGGCATTACTGCACCAACATCCTCATCCTCTATTTCCCCTCAGAGGGCGGAG AGACACCCATTCGCAAGGTGTCAGTCCATTCGGACAGTAGTGACTTTGACAGCGAGCCCCATAAACGACGCAAGCAAATCCTGTCGGTCCTGTTCGCCATGGGCTCGATGCTGGGCTACGCCATTTTGATGGGGATCGTCAGCATCCAGCACATCCGACCGCAGGCAGCGCTAGTGGGACCCCGCCACATCGAAGAGGGAggcgaggaagaggaagaggaatga